The genomic interval AAGTTCAACAGTAAATGTTGAGTCATCAGAATCTATAACCTTGTGGTGATTCGCGCACACCCAAATCCCGTTAGATACGGATGACCTTTGTTCTGGCGTCATTTCTTTGTCGTAACGTCGACCGCCGGGTGAGGCTGCACAGATGTGAGCCGCTTCACCGATTTTAATCACCCCATCATCATTTAATGATGCACCTCTTGTCGGAATGCGACAATCTGGAAACGAGCATACGCAACCCGCACGCCCTTCTATCAGGTTCTTTGTTCTCTTTGAGAAATTGCCGTCTCTACTTTTTGCCATGTATCAGAAACTCGAAATGGGTATCAACAGACTTGTGTAATCTTACACCAATCACAGTAGAAATGGGGCATATTGTGAGATAATCGACCACCTACGCAAGTTCTTAATAAATACCCCATAGGAGTCTCCAATCTAATGCTACTATGTGGTCGGTGTTATGGTGATACTACTTCAACATCGGGCGTTTCCAATGTGAGTACATTTGTTTTATTTCAAACCTGTTTCCATCCACAGTTCAGTTATACTTCCCTCAAATGTTCTTAGACTTCTTCCTATACCTCCGCCACTCCGGCATTCCCGTTTCCATCAAGGAATACCTAACCCTCCTTGACGCCTTGGACACCGGCATTGTGGAGCGCGGGGTGGATGACTTCTACTACCTCTGCCGCAGCGCATTCATAAAACACGAGCAAAACCTTGACAGATTTGACCGCCTTTTCGGCCAGTATTTCAAAGGCATTGAATACATAGACGACACGGAGTTTATGAAAATCCCCGATGAATGGCTGCGTAAAACCATGGAGGGCTCTCTTACGGAAGAGGAAAAGGCGCAAATCAAAGCAATGGGCGGGCTGGACAAACTTATTGAACGCCTCAAACAACTTATGAAAGAGCAGAAAAAACGGCATCAGGGCGGCGGGAAATGGATTGGAACGGGAGGCACTTCCCCCTTCGGGGCATACGGATACAACCCGGAGGGAATACGCATCGGCCAGCACGAAAGCAGACACAGAAGAGCCGTGAAAGTGTGGGACAAAAGAGAATTCAAAGACCTTGACGATTCCGTGGAACTCCAGACGCGCAATATGAAAATGGCTCTCCGCAAACTGCGGGTTCTTACACGCGAGGGAATGTCCGAGGAACTTGATGTGGACAAAACCATTGAAAAAACATCCCGCAACGCCGGGTTTCTGGATATAGAAATGGTCCCGCACAGAAAAAACAATGTGAAGGTTCTTATATTTTTTGACATCGGCGGCTCAATGGACGACCACATAGAACTTTGCTCCCAACTGTTCTCCGCGGCTCGCTACGAGTTCAAACACCTTGAGTATTACTACTTCCACAACTGCATTTATGAGGCGGTCTGGAAAAACAGCGAAAGGCGGTGGCAGGAATCCGTGCCAACCTTTGATGTTCTGAACAAATACAACAGCGACTACAA from Candidatus Dadabacteria bacterium carries:
- a CDS encoding VWA domain-containing protein — its product is MFLDFFLYLRHSGIPVSIKEYLTLLDALDTGIVERGVDDFYYLCRSAFIKHEQNLDRFDRLFGQYFKGIEYIDDTEFMKIPDEWLRKTMEGSLTEEEKAQIKAMGGLDKLIERLKQLMKEQKKRHQGGGKWIGTGGTSPFGAYGYNPEGIRIGQHESRHRRAVKVWDKREFKDLDDSVELQTRNMKMALRKLRVLTREGMSEELDVDKTIEKTSRNAGFLDIEMVPHRKNNVKVLIFFDIGGSMDDHIELCSQLFSAARYEFKHLEYYYFHNCIYEAVWKNSERRWQESVPTFDVLNKYNSDYKVIIVGDASMSPYELMYVNGSVEHNNSEAGFTWLERLKSKYPLTVWLNPVPREEWGDTQTIGMLRNFTGDRMFPLTIGGITGAVRALQDGKATFSAN